The following proteins come from a genomic window of Neofelis nebulosa isolate mNeoNeb1 chromosome 5, mNeoNeb1.pri, whole genome shotgun sequence:
- the LOC131511467 gene encoding keratin-associated protein 13-1-like, whose product MAYSCCSGNFSSRSLGGYLRYPSSSCGSSSPSNLVYCTDLCSPSTCQLGSSLYSGCQETSCEPTSCRTSCVVSGPCQTSCSRPRTSVLCSPCRSIYPGSLNYGSIRGYCLGYGPRSSYSLGCESQGFGSPGYGVYGFPSLGYGSNVYRPTYLASKSSQTSYCQPTCRSGFYHQPTC is encoded by the coding sequence ATGGCCTACAGCTGCTGTTCCGGAAACTTCTCCTCCCGCTCCCTTGGGGGCTACCTGCGCTACCCAAGCTCCTCCTGTGGCTCTTCTTCCCCCAGCAACCTGGTCTACTGCACTGACCTCTGCTCTCCCAGCACCTGCCAGCTGGGCTCCTCCCTCTACAGCGGCTGTCAGGAGACCTCCTGTGAGCCCACCAGCTGCCGGACGTCCTGCGTGGTGTCCGGCCCCTGCCAGACGTCCTGCTCCCGCCCAAGGACCTCTGTGCTCTGTAGTCCCTGCAGGTCAATTTACCCTGGATCTCTGAACTATGGATCCATCAGAGGCTACTGCCTGGGGTATGGACCTAGAAGTTCCTACTCCCTGGGCTGCGAATCCCAGGGCTTTGGATCCCCGGGTTATGGAGTCTATGGGTTCCCTTCCCTGGGCTATGGGTCCAACGTCTACCGCCCTACCTACCTGGCTTCTAAGAGCAGCCAAACTTCTTATTGCCAACCAACCTGTAGATCTGGTTTCTACCACCAACCAACTTGTTAA
- the LOC131511468 gene encoding keratin-associated protein 13-1-like — protein MALKLRASSDAHSFELPSPANMTYSCCSGNVASQSLGGYLRYPSSSCGSSSPSNLVYRTDLCSPSTCQLGSSLYSGCQETSCEPTSCQTSCVVSSPCQTSCSRPRTSTFCGPFQTTYSGSVGCGSRSCYSLGCGSSGFKPLGYGVCGFPSLSYGSSFCRPTYLSSRSCQSSCYRPTYRSAFCRSAY, from the coding sequence ATGGCATTGAAACTCAGAGCATCTTCTGACGCTCACTCATTTGAACTCCCATCTCCTGCCAACATGACCTACAGCTGCTGTTCTGGAAACGTCGCCTCCCAGTCCCTTGGGGGCTACCTGCGCTACCCAAGCTCCTCCTGTGGCTCTTCTTCCCCCAGCAACCTGGTCTACCGTACTGACCTCTGCTCTCCCAGCACCTGCCAGCTGGGCTCCTCCCTCTACAGCGGCTGTCAAGAGACCTCCTGTGAGCCCACCAGCTGCCAGACGTCCTGCGTGGTGTCCAGCCCCTGCCAGACGTCCTGCTCCCGCCCGAGGACCTCCACGTTCTGCGGTCCCTTCCAGACGACTTATTCTGGGTCTGTGGGCTGTGGGTCCAGAAGCTGCTACTCTCTGGGCTGTGGATCCAGTGGCTTCAAACCCCTGGGTTATGGAGTCTGTGGTTTCCCTTCCCTGAGCTATGGATCCAGTTTCTGCCGCCCAACCTACCTCTCCTCCAGGAGCTGTCAGTCATCATGTTACAGGCCAACCTATAGATCCGCCTTCTGTAGATCAGCTTATTGA